Genomic window (Bacteroidota bacterium):
TTTGTCAATCCATCCATCCGTTCAGGAAGGAAATCCGTTACCCTGATCCGGCTATCAATCATAGCTGCTTCGGCTGCGTGCATACTGCTCTTTGCCATTTTATTGAAAAAATGGTCGGATGTGGAGGTTGAAAAAGAGATCATCCTGAGCAATAGCATTGAAAATGAAATAGATGCAAACCGTACCGCCTCCCAACAGGAAATGACCATCACCGTCATTTCAGAAGATGGTGAGGTTACAGAATATCAAAGCAATTAAGAATTGAATAACCACGGGAATATCCCGGCAAAAGAAAAACAACATGAAGAATTTAATGATTCTGCTTTCTTTCCTGCTGATTACATCCACCCTCACCTCACAAAACCTCCTGGATAT
Coding sequences:
- a CDS encoding zf-HC2 domain-containing protein, with amino-acid sequence MSCIKEGLIQKYIDGETTQKETARIEKHIASCNKCSSRISERKLLAVTMKTTLNKLNESINNVVPFVNPSIRSGRKSVTLIRLSIIAASAACILLFAILLKKWSDVEVEKEIILSNSIENEIDANRTASQQEMTITVISEDGEVTEYQSN